A section of the Bacillus pumilus genome encodes:
- the buk gene encoding butyrate kinase, whose translation MLTKEWRILTINPGSTSTKIGVFHNERSIFETTLRHTDEELKQFPHIIDQFSFRKETILKTLHEQGMNISKFDAVCARGGLLRPIEGGTYEVNEQMVQDLKEGYAGQHASNLGGIIAREIALGLNIPAFIVDPVVVDELKPIARISGLPTIERKSIFHALNQKAVARKTAASFGKRYEDLNMIITHMGGGITIGVHEKGKVIDVNNGLHGEGPFSPERAGTLPTGDLVNLCFSGEYSQEEMLKRIIGEGGLAGYLGTTDAVKVERMIEAGDERAALIYEAMCYQIAKEIGAASAVLKGAVDVIVLTGGLAYSKQITSSIRGHIDWISDVVVYPGENELQSLAEGALRILKEEESPKEYPNDQQMKKGVTSHGN comes from the coding sequence TTGCTGACAAAAGAATGGCGTATTCTCACAATTAATCCTGGCTCTACTTCAACAAAAATCGGTGTGTTTCACAATGAACGATCTATTTTTGAAACGACACTGAGACATACAGATGAGGAATTAAAGCAATTCCCTCATATTATTGATCAGTTTTCATTTCGTAAAGAAACCATCCTGAAGACGCTGCATGAACAAGGGATGAACATCTCAAAGTTTGATGCAGTTTGTGCGCGCGGCGGTCTTCTTCGTCCGATTGAAGGTGGGACATATGAAGTCAATGAGCAAATGGTGCAAGACCTAAAAGAAGGATATGCTGGCCAGCATGCATCTAATCTGGGCGGTATCATCGCACGAGAAATTGCACTTGGCTTGAACATCCCAGCTTTTATTGTCGATCCAGTTGTAGTGGATGAGCTAAAACCAATTGCTCGTATTTCAGGTCTGCCAACGATTGAAAGAAAAAGCATCTTCCATGCATTAAATCAAAAAGCAGTCGCAAGAAAAACAGCTGCATCTTTTGGGAAGCGCTACGAAGATTTGAACATGATTATTACACATATGGGCGGCGGCATCACGATTGGTGTCCATGAAAAAGGGAAAGTCATTGACGTCAATAACGGACTGCATGGCGAAGGCCCTTTCAGCCCGGAGCGAGCGGGGACCTTGCCAACTGGTGACCTTGTCAACCTTTGCTTTTCTGGTGAGTATAGTCAAGAGGAAATGCTGAAGCGCATTATTGGTGAAGGTGGTCTTGCGGGCTACCTTGGTACGACAGATGCTGTGAAAGTAGAGCGGATGATTGAAGCAGGCGATGAACGAGCAGCGCTGATTTATGAGGCGATGTGCTATCAAATTGCCAAGGAAATCGGTGCGGCTAGTGCTGTCTTAAAAGGCGCAGTTGACGTCATTGTTCTAACAGGCGGACTTGCGTATAGCAAACAAATTACATCAAGTATTAGAGGTCACATTGACTGGATTTCAGATGTAGTCGTGTATCCAGGTGAAAATGAACTGCAATCCTTAGCAGAAGGTGCACTTCGTATTTTAAAAGAAGAAGAATCTCCGAAAGAATACCCAAATGATCAACAGATGAAGAAAGGAGTGACAAGTCATGGCAACTGA
- the bcd gene encoding branched-chain amino acid dehydrogenase yields MELFKYMERYDYEQLVFCQDEQSGLKAIIAIHDTTLGPALGGTRMWTYENEEAAIEDALRLARGMTYKNAAAGLNLGGGKTVIIGDPRKDKNEEMFRAFGRYIQGLNGRYITAEDVGTTVEDMDLIHEETNFVTGISPAFGSSGNPSPVTAYGVYKGMKAAAKAAFGTDSLEGKTIAVQGVGNVAYNLCKHLHEEGAQLIVTDINKDSVKRAVEDFGAKAVDPDDIYDQACDIYAPCALGATINDVTIPKLKAKVIAGAANNQLRETHHGDLIHEMGIVYAPDYVINAGGVINVADELYGYNADRAMKKVEGIYQNIERVIEISNRDAIPTYKAADRLAEERIERMRKSRSQFLQNGQHILSRR; encoded by the coding sequence ATGGAACTTTTTAAATATATGGAACGATACGATTATGAGCAGCTTGTATTTTGTCAGGATGAACAATCTGGCTTAAAAGCGATTATTGCCATTCATGATACAACACTTGGGCCAGCACTAGGCGGGACAAGAATGTGGACGTATGAAAACGAAGAAGCAGCGATCGAAGATGCGCTTCGTCTAGCAAGAGGGATGACTTATAAAAACGCAGCAGCAGGCCTGAATCTTGGCGGCGGGAAAACAGTTATCATCGGTGACCCAAGAAAAGATAAAAATGAAGAAATGTTCCGTGCGTTTGGACGCTACATACAAGGATTAAATGGCCGCTATATCACAGCAGAGGATGTCGGTACAACGGTTGAAGACATGGATCTGATTCATGAAGAAACAAACTTTGTGACAGGTATATCTCCTGCATTTGGTTCATCTGGAAATCCGTCTCCTGTTACGGCTTACGGTGTATATAAAGGGATGAAAGCTGCTGCCAAAGCTGCATTCGGTACCGATTCATTAGAAGGAAAAACGATTGCAGTCCAAGGTGTTGGGAATGTCGCGTACAATTTGTGTAAACATCTGCACGAAGAAGGTGCGCAGCTAATTGTCACAGATATCAACAAAGACTCTGTAAAACGAGCTGTAGAAGACTTTGGCGCAAAAGCAGTAGACCCTGACGATATTTATGATCAAGCATGTGATATCTATGCACCTTGTGCACTTGGTGCAACGATTAATGATGTAACGATTCCTAAGCTGAAAGCAAAGGTTATCGCAGGTGCAGCGAATAACCAGCTGAGAGAAACGCATCACGGCGATCTGATTCATGAAATGGGCATTGTGTATGCACCTGATTATGTAATCAATGCAGGCGGCGTCATTAACGTTGCTGATGAACTGTATGGCTATAATGCAGATCGTGCGATGAAAAAGGTAGAAGGTATTTATCAAAACATTGAACGCGTCATTGAAATTTCAAACCGTGATGCCATTCCAACTTATAAAGCGGCAGACCGATTGGCGGAGGAGCGAATTGAAAGAATGCGCAAATCAAGAAGTCAATTCCTGCAAAATGGCCAACATATTTTAAGTCGTCGCTAA
- the yqiS gene encoding phosphate butyryltransferase, with amino-acid sequence MTNFAAFQAGIELAYKNHEPEHKERWAYMKLDDLIMKAAQLQNKTAAVAHAEDEEVLHAIKMAIERKVARFLLVGNKRNLKELVKQHEINEDWIDIIHSDSPEESAKIAVQAVSEKHADILMKGHVTTAVLLKAVLNKEYGLRTASVLSHVAAFEVPGFDRFIYVTDSAMNIAPDLNMFKEITINAVQVAQAVGNDMPKVAVLSAVEVVNPAMDSTLTAASLAQMNKRGQISGCLIDGPLALDNAISQTAASHKNITSDVAGHADILLVPTIEAGNILYKSLIYFAHAKVGAVVAGAKAPIALTSRSDTAESKLYSIALAICTSN; translated from the coding sequence ATGACTAATTTCGCTGCGTTTCAAGCTGGCATAGAACTTGCATATAAAAACCATGAACCCGAGCATAAGGAAAGGTGGGCATATATGAAGCTTGACGATCTGATTATGAAAGCTGCCCAGCTGCAGAATAAAACTGCTGCTGTGGCTCATGCAGAAGACGAAGAAGTGCTTCATGCCATCAAGATGGCAATTGAACGCAAAGTCGCTCGCTTCCTGCTGGTTGGGAACAAACGCAACCTGAAGGAGCTGGTGAAACAGCATGAGATCAATGAAGACTGGATAGATATTATTCATTCGGATTCTCCTGAAGAATCAGCCAAAATTGCCGTGCAGGCAGTGAGTGAGAAGCATGCAGATATATTGATGAAGGGGCATGTCACGACAGCCGTTCTTTTAAAAGCGGTACTGAATAAAGAGTACGGGCTGCGGACAGCGAGTGTTCTATCACATGTCGCGGCATTTGAAGTGCCGGGCTTTGATCGGTTTATTTATGTCACAGATTCTGCGATGAACATCGCGCCTGATCTAAACATGTTCAAAGAGATTACGATCAATGCTGTTCAAGTAGCGCAAGCTGTCGGAAACGACATGCCAAAGGTTGCTGTTTTATCTGCGGTAGAGGTTGTGAACCCAGCAATGGATTCCACATTGACAGCGGCAAGCCTGGCGCAAATGAATAAGCGAGGGCAAATTTCTGGCTGCCTCATTGACGGACCACTTGCTTTAGACAATGCCATTTCTCAAACAGCCGCTTCTCATAAAAATATTACGAGTGATGTCGCCGGTCATGCAGATATTTTGCTTGTGCCAACGATTGAAGCAGGGAACATTCTTTATAAATCTCTCATCTACTTTGCACATGCAAAGGTTGGGGCTGTGGTGGCAGGAGCGAAGGCGCCGATTGCTTTAACAAGCCGGTCGGATACAGCCGAAAGTAAGCTTTATTCAATTGCGCTTGCCATCTGTACATCAAATTAA
- a CDS encoding sigma-54 interaction domain-containing protein, with the protein MQRVLIVGAGQGGSALLETLLKTNMIQIVAIADLDLGAPGMVEAKKNGIDTTTDWKEYIKDDIDIIIETTGSSAVLKELMEEKTEQSVIVPSSMAYVISELMSEKHQLIQILKEQTYKHDRIFNATNDGMIFINMDEEVVLFNRSAAKMVGRSQKDAIGRHIREVIPNTKLPDILRSREPEFHQKQFLNQQIQIVTTRLPIIDDAGRMLGALSIFKDITDAVELAEEVTNLKEVRTMLEAIIQSSDEAISVVDEQGKGILINRAYTKMTGLTDKEVVGKPAGADISEGESMHLKVLETRRPVRGVRMKVGPNKKDVIVNVAPVIVDGILKGSVGVIHDVSEIQSLTNELNKARQLIRTLEAKYTFEDIIGESEQMLVALEQAKLGAKTPATILLRGESGTGKELFAHAIHNESDRKYNRFVRVNCAALSETLLESELFGYEEGAFSGARRGGKKGLFEEANHGSIFLDEIGEMTPSTQAKLLRVMQEKEIVRVGGTKAIPVDVRVITATNVNIEKAMAEGKFREDLYYRMNRYPISIPPLRQRLEDIDSLSKRLIQKINLDYGRNVSGLTEGALDRLRSYSWPGNVRELENVLGRAMIFLNPQEEWIDEDHISFMESEEQEEKEQQELAVSQFEGETLSDAVEAFEAQLIKQTLEKHQFNRTKTAKTLGISIRNLYYKMDKYQLAKDSMQ; encoded by the coding sequence ATGCAGAGAGTCTTGATTGTCGGTGCAGGACAGGGTGGATCAGCATTACTTGAAACATTGCTGAAAACAAATATGATTCAAATCGTTGCAATCGCCGACCTTGATCTTGGGGCACCGGGGATGGTAGAAGCGAAAAAGAATGGAATTGATACGACAACGGATTGGAAAGAATACATAAAAGATGACATTGATATCATCATCGAAACAACGGGCAGTTCAGCTGTTCTTAAAGAACTGATGGAAGAAAAAACAGAGCAGTCTGTCATTGTTCCAAGTTCGATGGCTTACGTCATATCAGAATTAATGTCAGAAAAGCATCAGCTCATTCAAATATTAAAAGAACAAACCTATAAACATGACCGCATTTTTAATGCAACGAACGATGGCATGATTTTTATCAATATGGATGAAGAAGTCGTTCTGTTTAATCGATCGGCTGCCAAAATGGTTGGACGTTCGCAAAAAGATGCGATTGGCCGGCACATACGTGAAGTGATCCCTAATACAAAACTCCCCGATATTTTAAGGTCGAGGGAGCCAGAATTTCATCAAAAACAATTTCTGAATCAGCAAATACAAATTGTTACAACGCGTTTGCCGATAATTGATGATGCAGGAAGAATGCTAGGCGCTCTATCCATTTTTAAAGATATTACAGATGCAGTGGAACTTGCAGAAGAAGTCACAAACCTCAAAGAAGTGCGCACGATGCTCGAGGCTATCATTCAATCATCAGATGAAGCGATATCCGTCGTAGATGAGCAGGGGAAAGGGATTTTAATCAACCGAGCTTATACGAAAATGACGGGATTAACAGACAAAGAGGTTGTGGGCAAACCTGCGGGTGCGGATATTTCTGAAGGGGAAAGTATGCATTTGAAGGTGCTTGAAACAAGAAGACCAGTTCGAGGCGTCAGAATGAAAGTCGGACCTAATAAGAAGGATGTGATCGTCAACGTAGCACCAGTGATCGTTGATGGCATTTTAAAAGGCAGTGTCGGCGTCATTCATGACGTATCAGAAATTCAATCACTCACCAATGAATTAAATAAAGCAAGGCAGCTCATCCGAACACTTGAGGCAAAGTACACTTTTGAAGACATTATTGGAGAAAGTGAGCAAATGCTTGTTGCGCTTGAGCAGGCAAAACTAGGGGCAAAAACACCAGCCACCATTTTACTCAGAGGAGAGTCAGGTACTGGGAAAGAATTATTTGCGCACGCTATACACAATGAAAGTGACCGAAAATATAATCGTTTTGTGAGAGTCAACTGTGCTGCCTTATCAGAAACACTTTTAGAGTCAGAGCTTTTTGGCTACGAGGAAGGTGCATTTTCTGGTGCGAGGCGAGGCGGGAAGAAAGGGCTGTTTGAAGAAGCGAATCATGGCAGTATCTTTTTAGATGAGATTGGTGAAATGACGCCAAGTACACAAGCGAAATTATTACGCGTCATGCAGGAGAAAGAAATTGTGAGAGTAGGCGGAACAAAAGCGATACCAGTTGATGTGCGTGTGATTACTGCAACAAATGTCAATATTGAAAAAGCGATGGCGGAAGGGAAGTTCAGAGAGGACTTATATTACCGGATGAACAGATATCCGATCTCTATTCCGCCTCTAAGGCAGCGCCTTGAAGACATTGACTCCTTAAGTAAACGTCTCATTCAGAAAATCAATTTAGACTATGGTCGAAATGTGAGCGGCTTAACAGAAGGTGCGCTCGATAGACTTCGATCCTACAGCTGGCCAGGGAACGTAAGAGAACTGGAAAATGTTCTTGGACGAGCCATGATCTTTTTGAATCCGCAAGAAGAATGGATCGATGAAGATCATATTTCCTTCATGGAGTCAGAAGAGCAGGAAGAAAAAGAGCAACAGGAACTGGCTGTCAGTCAATTCGAGGGAGAGACTCTTTCGGATGCTGTTGAAGCGTTTGAAGCGCAGTTGATTAAACAAACCCTTGAAAAGCATCAATTCAACCGCACGAAAACAGCGAAAACGTTAGGGATTAGCATTCGAAATCTTTACTATAAAATGGATAAATATCAACTTGCAAAAGATAGCATGCAATAA
- a CDS encoding DUF2627 domain-containing protein, translating into MGRILALVIILIPGAFAALGIKLLRDTVFGIIIAPFPFLWLQGIAGLVFLGGGLYVVAGFILYRDRKRNKVTTRFKQR; encoded by the coding sequence ATGGGGAGAATACTTGCATTAGTGATTATTTTAATACCTGGCGCGTTTGCTGCACTTGGGATTAAGCTGTTACGCGACACTGTTTTCGGTATCATCATTGCACCGTTTCCATTTTTATGGCTGCAAGGAATTGCAGGATTGGTTTTTTTAGGAGGAGGTCTTTACGTAGTTGCTGGCTTTATTTTATATAGAGACCGCAAACGAAATAAAGTAACCACCCGCTTTAAACAGAGATAA
- a CDS encoding glycerophosphodiester phosphodiesterase: MTKIFAHRGFKGIYPENTMIAFEHALHSGADGIELDVQLTKDGRLAVIHDEKLNRTTNMTGLVKDHTYEELKAGDASHSFYEETGAVSIPLLEEVLELVTQQSSLIMNIELKNSIYRYPGIEEKVKEQIEHFQIEDRVLVSSFHHGSLALFHKLMPHVELAVLTMDVIHQPEMYIKTVPARGYHPNIKGAGVTKEVVSALHADQQVIRPFTVNSEKQMKSMFSLGVDGIFTDFPDRAVKIREEMK, translated from the coding sequence ATGACGAAAATTTTTGCACATAGAGGTTTTAAAGGAATCTATCCTGAAAATACGATGATAGCCTTTGAGCACGCGCTTCATTCAGGAGCTGACGGGATTGAGCTGGATGTCCAGCTGACGAAAGATGGCAGGCTTGCTGTCATTCACGATGAGAAGCTGAACAGAACAACGAATATGACAGGCTTAGTGAAAGACCATACATATGAAGAGTTAAAAGCAGGAGATGCGAGTCATTCTTTTTATGAAGAAACCGGTGCTGTATCCATTCCTCTTTTGGAGGAAGTATTGGAGCTCGTGACCCAGCAATCATCACTCATTATGAATATTGAACTGAAAAACTCCATTTATCGATATCCAGGTATTGAAGAGAAGGTAAAGGAGCAAATTGAACACTTTCAAATAGAAGATCGTGTACTTGTCTCATCGTTTCATCACGGCAGTTTAGCTCTTTTTCACAAGCTAATGCCGCATGTTGAGCTTGCTGTTCTCACAATGGATGTGATTCATCAGCCAGAGATGTATATAAAAACAGTACCTGCAAGAGGGTATCACCCGAATATAAAGGGTGCAGGGGTAACAAAAGAAGTCGTATCGGCTCTCCATGCTGACCAGCAAGTCATTAGGCCATTTACAGTCAACAGTGAAAAGCAAATGAAAAGCATGTTTTCCTTAGGTGTCGACGGAATCTTCACAGATTTTCCTGATAGAGCCGTCAAAATAAGAGAAGAAATGAAATAA
- a CDS encoding Rap family tetratricopeptide repeat protein — translation MGKLKIHSAEVANEISKWTRVISQNDLEKSAIYKEKIQNLLKNTDEDREVLLYYQLVNGRHEMLLGNIEKANHIMKNVGTLDEKADDIINFYFYFYKGQYAAYVKKYDEAISFYKIAEQRLKRVNEDLEVGTFHHKVASIYYELKQNFISINHIKKAIDTFKAHEEYTAQAIDSLILHASNCIDLIQFEEAEEKYQEALEKSKRINNEVLIGKCYHNLAVLFYAKHDYEKSAQYAKKGMGIQMHRDNSHYYIQSLYVLANALVHLGDQKAKEYIKEGIHYSYDIQNNEYIVKFEILDLMCENSGAADVFSEKLDYIEKNRLYVELEDLSEQISKYFKERNDYQNAIRFLEKKFDAQILQKKVEVIL, via the coding sequence ATGGGAAAGCTGAAAATCCACTCTGCTGAGGTAGCGAACGAAATTAGCAAGTGGACGAGGGTCATTTCTCAAAATGACCTAGAAAAATCTGCTATCTATAAAGAGAAAATTCAGAATTTGCTAAAAAATACAGATGAAGACCGTGAAGTTCTTCTGTATTATCAGCTTGTTAACGGCAGACATGAAATGTTACTTGGCAATATTGAAAAAGCCAATCATATTATGAAGAATGTCGGAACGCTTGATGAGAAAGCAGATGACATTATTAATTTTTATTTTTACTTTTACAAAGGCCAATATGCAGCATATGTGAAAAAGTATGATGAAGCCATCAGCTTTTACAAAATTGCAGAACAACGCCTAAAACGTGTAAATGAGGACCTTGAAGTAGGAACTTTTCATCATAAGGTTGCATCAATCTATTACGAACTGAAACAAAATTTCATATCCATTAATCATATCAAAAAAGCCATCGATACGTTCAAAGCGCATGAAGAGTATACAGCGCAGGCGATTGATAGCTTGATTTTACATGCGAGTAATTGTATCGATTTGATCCAATTTGAGGAAGCGGAAGAAAAATACCAAGAAGCACTTGAGAAAAGTAAACGCATTAACAATGAAGTGCTGATTGGGAAATGCTATCACAATTTAGCCGTTCTTTTTTATGCGAAGCATGATTACGAAAAAAGCGCACAATATGCCAAAAAAGGGATGGGCATTCAAATGCACCGTGACAATAGCCATTATTACATCCAATCTTTATATGTTCTGGCTAATGCCTTGGTACATCTAGGAGATCAAAAGGCGAAGGAATATATTAAAGAGGGCATACATTATAGTTATGATATCCAAAATAATGAATATATAGTAAAATTTGAAATTTTAGATTTGATGTGCGAAAATAGTGGAGCAGCAGACGTATTCTCTGAAAAATTAGACTACATAGAAAAAAATAGATTATATGTGGAGCTTGAGGATTTGTCTGAACAAATATCGAAATACTTCAAGGAACGAAATGATTATCAAAATGCCATTCGTTTTCTTGAAAAGAAATTCGATGCACAAATACTTCAAAAGAAAGTGGAGGTTATCTTATGA
- the spo0A gene encoding sporulation transcription factor Spo0A has product MEKIKVCVADDNRELVGLLTEYIEGQEDMEVLGVAYNGQECLTLFKDKEPDVLLLDIIMPHLDGLAVLERLRESNDMTKQPSVIMLTAFGQEDVTKKAVDLGASYFILKPFDMENLVGHIRQVSGNGTQVTHRSSSIQNSVLRNKPEPKRKNLDASITTIIHEIGVPAHIKGYLYLREAISMVYNDIELLGSITKVLYPDIAKKFNTTASRVERAIRHAIEVAWSRGNIDSISSLFGYTVSMSKAKPTNSEFIAMVADRLRLEHRAS; this is encoded by the coding sequence GTGGAGAAAATTAAAGTGTGTGTAGCTGATGACAATCGAGAGCTTGTTGGCCTTTTGACAGAGTATATTGAGGGACAGGAAGATATGGAAGTACTTGGCGTGGCGTATAATGGTCAGGAATGTCTGACATTATTTAAAGATAAAGAGCCCGACGTTCTCCTCTTAGATATTATCATGCCTCATTTAGATGGCCTTGCTGTACTGGAACGCCTCCGTGAAAGCAATGACATGACCAAACAGCCAAGTGTCATTATGCTAACAGCGTTTGGACAAGAAGATGTGACGAAAAAAGCAGTTGATTTGGGCGCATCTTATTTCATCTTAAAGCCATTTGATATGGAAAACCTAGTCGGTCATATTCGTCAAGTCAGTGGAAACGGCACACAAGTCACCCATCGATCTTCATCTATCCAAAACAGTGTTCTTCGAAATAAACCTGAACCGAAACGTAAAAACTTAGATGCGAGCATTACGACGATTATTCATGAGATTGGCGTACCCGCTCATATTAAAGGTTACTTATACTTAAGAGAAGCCATTTCAATGGTGTACAATGACATCGAGCTTCTCGGAAGCATCACAAAAGTGTTGTATCCAGACATTGCGAAGAAATTTAACACGACCGCGAGCAGAGTAGAACGGGCGATTCGTCATGCGATTGAAGTGGCTTGGAGCAGAGGAAACATCGATTCCATTTCCTCACTCTTTGGTTATACAGTCAGTATGTCTAAAGCGAAACCAACCAATTCTGAATTTATCGCTATGGTGGCTGATCGTCTACGCTTGGAGCATAGAGCTAGCTAA
- the spoIVB gene encoding SpoIVB peptidase, producing the protein MPEKMRKAIGVILLVSLISTGFMSIVKEYISIPTNVAVFEKQKHAIDTSIEASANASSQAFSLSEKKNQLEVTGQKAGKAEIVYDFKGFPIKKTKVDVLPELKVVPGGQSIGVKLHSVGVLVVGFHQITTADGKKSPGEAAGIQSGDMIIEINGQKMEKMNDLTPFIQKAGKTGETLRLLIKRDHKTFQTTLTPAKDASEGTYRIGLYIRDSAAGIGTMTFYEPSSKKYGALGHVISDMDTKKPIVVDNGEIVRSTVTSIEKGTGGNPGEKLARFSSERKTIGDISRNSPFGIFGTLTEKLENHVSDKPLPVALSNEVKEGPAEILTVVDHDKVEKFDIKIVSTTPQKFPATKGMVLKVTDERLLSKTGGIVQGMSGSPIIQNGKVIGAVTHVFVNDPTSGYGVHIEWMLSEAGINLYQKNKKAS; encoded by the coding sequence ATGCCCGAAAAGATGAGAAAAGCCATTGGTGTGATTCTCCTTGTTTCTTTAATAAGTACAGGGTTTATGAGCATAGTGAAGGAATACATCAGCATTCCAACAAATGTTGCTGTATTTGAAAAACAGAAGCACGCAATTGACACATCAATAGAAGCGTCAGCCAATGCTTCTTCACAAGCCTTTAGTCTTTCAGAGAAAAAGAATCAGCTTGAAGTAACAGGACAAAAGGCAGGAAAAGCCGAAATTGTTTATGATTTTAAAGGATTTCCTATTAAGAAAACAAAAGTCGACGTTCTCCCTGAATTAAAAGTCGTTCCTGGAGGACAATCCATTGGCGTCAAGCTCCATTCTGTGGGAGTTCTCGTTGTAGGTTTTCATCAAATCACAACAGCAGACGGCAAAAAATCACCAGGCGAAGCCGCAGGCATTCAATCAGGGGATATGATCATTGAAATTAATGGTCAAAAGATGGAGAAAATGAACGACCTCACCCCATTTATCCAGAAAGCAGGAAAAACAGGTGAAACGCTTCGTTTACTCATAAAAAGAGACCATAAAACCTTTCAAACAACATTAACACCCGCAAAAGATGCAAGTGAAGGCACGTATCGAATTGGTCTTTACATTCGAGATTCCGCAGCAGGAATCGGCACGATGACCTTCTATGAACCATCTTCTAAAAAATATGGTGCCCTTGGGCATGTGATTTCCGACATGGATACAAAAAAACCAATTGTTGTCGACAATGGTGAAATTGTCAGATCAACCGTAACATCGATTGAAAAAGGCACAGGAGGCAATCCTGGAGAAAAATTGGCAAGATTCTCTTCCGAACGAAAAACGATAGGGGATATCTCCCGCAACAGTCCATTTGGTATCTTTGGTACGTTAACCGAAAAGCTTGAAAATCATGTATCAGACAAACCGCTTCCAGTTGCTTTATCAAATGAAGTGAAAGAAGGGCCAGCAGAAATTTTAACTGTTGTCGATCATGATAAAGTGGAGAAGTTTGATATTAAGATCGTCAGCACAACTCCGCAAAAATTTCCGGCAACAAAAGGGATGGTATTAAAGGTAACAGATGAGCGTCTTCTAAGTAAAACGGGCGGTATCGTCCAAGGCATGAGCGGAAGCCCGATCATCCAAAACGGAAAAGTCATCGGGGCGGTCACCCACGTATTTGTCAATGACCCGACCAGCGGCTACGGCGTACACATTGAATGGATGCTGTCAGAAGCAGGCATCAATCTTTATCAAAAAAACAAAAAAGCAAGCTGA